Proteins found in one Oncorhynchus mykiss isolate Arlee chromosome 3, USDA_OmykA_1.1, whole genome shotgun sequence genomic segment:
- the LOC110508494 gene encoding pre-B-cell leukemia transcription factor-interacting protein 1 isoform X1, protein MSDSSGAANSSSWTVLTAEETVAETLRPVAKGTEHHENTPSHTAAEKPTGTPSHTAAEKPTESRPGEDAVSAEESHSVKLQQETQETQPERDKDYTPVVESHTHDLPFDPAPDSTPALDSISASVAPLSSLLEVPAPTGLDSDTHSQSRSLPGNPAPPISDPDSFSDSYTHISSSPDLEEPPALLLNTEPPEEVGLVQEAEGYIQDVHHHYEGGLGQEEEESDLSEVRAKTDSHLETEVVGEEVSGVRRRRGSLLAALERIGRKEEEEEEEENEFQIPQQREQEETGFSLNKCILGAVILLGLGTIFFSGVFMDLDDEGDYDARELRETEVVGKQQEWLNPEVPLPPPVEVDSTDQLNKLAKEDPRIAVLQAQLLAQKEELKVAQKEAEDGGKERKKREEVEREHGRLKKEMMSLPVLQKENERMKRELESVPVLQKDLETLGATVTELKHSTAKDAAPPPVSASVPPPSGQAGDDSQNTAGTMEREGKKPGKGEKKELKEEETDWNKGGKTDWNKGGKTDWNKGGKTDWNKGGKTDWNKGGKTDWNKGGKTDWNKGGKTDWNKGGKTDWNKGGKTDWNKGGKTDWNKGGKTDYKVEKEWRSGKYDQEKEGKEEKEWKKKEDKKGEWKKDKSSRGDEGKPWKDRGNKMEWKEKSEKKDWKVEKYWKKEKPERWSDGKEWKKGKDERKGKEEKNQKKGGWVEWKGEKNGKEDKNRRKGGWNDGRDEWKGEKEWKKDKDDYKDLGKGWKERGEKKEWKGEKDWTKKDRKKDVSKEWKSKDNRRENEWSDRNRKMEGLKEERNGGNWKRDRGNDKYEKDHHHYSTTKEGQKEKERRRREKGPPQTHRRPPLEQPDYWSYQRERLQHKPNHQTHCSSVEACAQAEGLLPVAMPEFEALLLGYLVKAERVGVEASKREELSKLTKEFFSDGVFVHDQMSFKDFVEDVDDILEDMVEDEEVEEEVDDFEEEAMNRFSVPGGEEREKWKKDSGRGRV, encoded by the exons agAGTAGGCCTGGGGAGGATGCAGTGTCTGCTGAAGAGTCTCACTCTGTGAAGCTACAGCAG GAGACCCAGGAAacacaaccagagagagacaaggaTTACACCCCTGTTGTAGAGAGTCACACCCATGACCTTCCTTTTGACCCTGCCCCTGACTCGACCCCTGCCCTTGACTCCATCTCTGCTAGTGTTGCTCCTCTGAGCTCTCTGTTAGAAGTCCCCGCCCCCACAGGGCTTGACTCAGATACACACAGCCAATCCAGAAGCCTCCCTGGGAacccagcccctcccatctctGACCCTGATTCGTTCTCTGACTCCTACACCCACATTAGCTCCTCCCCCGACCTTGAAGAGCCCCCAGCCTTGCTGCTCAACACTGAGCCACCGGAAGAGGTGGGGCTTGTACAGGAAGCGGAGGGGTATATACAGGATGTGCATCATCATTATGAGGGGGGGCTTgggcaggaagaggaggagtctgATCTGTCTGAGGTCAGGGCCAAGACAG ACTCCCATCTGGAAACGGAGGTGGTGGGGGAAGAGGTgtcaggggtgaggaggaggagggggtctcTCCTGGCGGCTCTGGAGCGGAtcgggaggaaggaggaggaagaggaggaggaggagaatgagttCCAGATTCCGCAGCAGAGGGAGCAAGAGGAGACTGGTTTCTCTCTCAACAAGTGCATCCTAGGAGCTGTCATACTGCTGGGCCTCGGAACCATCTTcttctcag GTGTCTTCATGGACTTGGATGatg AGGGGGACTATGATGCCAGGGAGCTGAGAGAAACAGAGGTGGTGGGAAAACAACAG GAATGGCTGAATCCTGAGGTTCCTCTTCCACCACCTGTAGAAGTTGACAGTACAGACCAACTGAATAAACTGGCTAAAGAAGACCCACGGATAGCTGTACTGCAAGCCCAACTCCTG GCACAGAAAGAGGAGCTAAAAGTAGCCCAGAAGGAGGcggaggatggagggaaggagagaaagaagagggaggaggtggagagggagcaCGGTAGGCTGAAGAAAGAGATGATGTCACTCCCTGTCCTTCAGAAGGAGAacgagaggatgaagagagagctGGAGTCTGTTCCTGTCTTACAGAAGGATCTAGAGACACTCGGAGCCACAGTGACTGAACTaaaacacagcacag CCAAGGATGCAGCTCCACCTCCAGTCTCTGCCTCTGTCCCGCCCCCCTCTGGCCAAGCTGGGGATGACAGCCAGAACACAGCAGGAACGATGGAGAGGGAGGGCAAGAAACCAGGgaagggagagaaaaaagagTTGAAGGAAGAGGAGACGGATTGGAATAAGGGAGGGAAGACGGATTGGAATAAGGGAGGGAAGACTGATTGGAATAAGGGAGGGAAGACTGATTGGAATAAGGGAGGGAAGACTGATTGGAATAAGGGAGGGAAGACTGATTGGAATAAGGGAGGGAAGACTGATTGGAATAAGGGAGGGAAGACTGATTGGAATAAGGGAGGGAAGACTGATTGGAATAAGGGAGGGAAGACTGATTGGAATAAGGGAGGGAAGACTGATTGGAATAAGGGAGGGAAGACGGATTATAAGGTTGAAAAAGAGTGGAGAAGTGGAAAATATGACCAGGAGAAAGAAGGAAAAGAGGAGAAAGAGTGGAAGAAGAAAGAAGACAAGAAGGGAGAATGGAAGAAAGATAAATCTAGCAGAGGGGATGAGGGCAAACCATGGAAGGACAGAGGAAACAAGATGGAATGGAAGGAGAAGAGTGAGAAAAAAGACTGGAAGGTGGAGAAATATTGGAAAAAGGAAAAACCTGAAAGATGGAGTGATGGCAAGGAGTGGAAGAAAGGCAAGGATGAGCGGAAGGGAAAAGAGgagaaaaatcaaaagaaaggaGGTTGGGTTGAGTGGAAGGGAGAGAAGAATGGAAAAGAGGACAAAAATCGAAGAAAAGGAGGTTGGAATGACGGCAGGGATGAgtggaagggagagaaggagtggaagaAAGACAAGGATGACTATAAGGACCTTGGCaaaggatggaaggagagaggagagaaaaaggagtggaagggagagaaagattggacaaagaaagacagaaagaaagacgtCAGTAAAGAGTGGAAGAGTAAGGACAACAGGAGAGAAAATGAGTGGTCGGATAGAAATAGAAAGATGGAAGgcttgaaggaggagagaaatggTGGGAACTGGAAAAGGGACAGAGGGAATGACAAGTATGAGAAGGACCaccaccactactccactactaaggaagggcagaaagagaaagagaggagaaggagagaaaagggccCTCCCCAAACCCACCGCAGACCCCCCCTTGAGCAACCTGACTACTGGAGTTACCAGAGAGAACGACTGCAGCACAAACCCAACCATCAAACCCACTGCAGTTCAGTGGAGGCCTGCGCTCAGGCAGAGGGGCTGCTCCCTGTCGCCATGCCGGAGTTTGAGGCCCTGCTCCTGGGTTACCTGGTCAAGGcagagagggtgggggtggaggCCTCCAAGAGGGAGGAACTCAGTAAGCTAACCAAGGAGTTCTTCAGTGACGGAGTGTTCGTTCACGACCAGATGAGCTTCAAGGACTTTGTGGAGGATGTGGATGACATCTTAGAGGATAtggtggaggatgaggaggtagaggaggaggtggatgaCTTTGAGGAAGAGGCAATGAACAGGTTTTCAGTtccagggggagaagagagggagaagtggaaGAAGGATAGTGGGAGAGGACGGGTGTGA